A genomic region of Arvicola amphibius chromosome 7, mArvAmp1.2, whole genome shotgun sequence contains the following coding sequences:
- the Edf1 gene encoding endothelial differentiation-related factor 1 has protein sequence MAESDWDTVTVLRKKGPTAAQAKSKQAILAAQRRGEDVETSKKWAAGQNKQHSITKNTAKLDRETEELHHDRVTLEVGKVIQRGRQSKGLTQKDLATKINEKPQVIADYESGRAIPNNQVLGKIERAIGLKLRGKDIGKPIEKGPKAK, from the exons ATGGCCGAGAGCGACTGGGACACCGTGACGGTGCTGCGCAAGAAGGGCCCCACGGCCGCACAGGCCAAGTCTAAGCAG GCCATCTTAGCTGCTCAGAGACGAGGAGAAGATGTGGAGACATCCAAGAAAT GGGCTGCTGGCCAGAACAAGCAGCATTCCATCACTAAGAACACGGCCAAGCTAGACCGGGAGACAGAGGAGCTGCATCACGACAGGGTGACCCTGGAGGTGGGCAAAGTGATTCAGCGGGGCCGGCAGAGCAAGGGCCTGACGCAGAAGGACCTGGCCACG AAAATCAATGAAAAGCCGCAAGTCATCGCAGACTATGAAAGTGGACGGGCCATTCCGAATAACCAGGTTTTGGGCAAAATTGAGAGAGCTATCG GCCTCAAGCTCCGGGGGAAGGACATCGGGAAGCCTATCGAGAAGGGGCCGAAGGCGAAATGA
- the Mamdc4 gene encoding apical endosomal glycoprotein isoform X2, producing MPHTGVPWPWMIWSSGTVGCLSLRPAAPWDITTVRTRPVWSPTSCVTVKTTVGTDLTKTHSSAVRLGPSWAGQGHHMATDFETGLGPWNQLESWTRNCSAGSVVSPAWPHRDHSRNSAYGEVSRGPWTWPCPSISLPMTLAHICPLTGFFLVSEAKPGTTAILFSPEFQASVPYNCSLTFYYYLHGSEASRFQLFLQAQGLNATQAPVLLRSHRGELGTAWVRDRVDIQSAHPFRILLAGETGPGGIVGLDDLIVSNYCRLAPGDMPKALPWPAQTSIRLPQKACEPGHLSCGELCVPPEQLCDFQQQCAEGEDERKCGTTDFESASAGGWEDISVGKLQWQRVEVQNRKPARDANWDVPGHFLSLQKAWGQLRSEARALTPALGPSGPRCELHMAYCFHSHPQGFLALVVVENGFRELVWQAPSSSSGGWMVEKVLLGARHRPFQLEFVGLVDLDGPGQQRAGVDNVTLRDCDPTVTTESDQEVSCNFERDACSWHTGHLTDAHWHRVKSHGSEYDHTTGQGFFMFLDPTDPPARGQGALLLTRPQVPLAPKECLSFWYHLYGPQIGTLRLAMRKDGEEDTLLWSRLGTHGNRWHQAWVTLHHQPEARTKYQLLFEGLRDGYHGTMALDDIAVRPGPCWAPKSCSFEDSDCSFSPGGLGLWKRQSNASGHAPWGPWTDHTTETAQGHYMVVDTSPKVLPKGHVASLTSEEHQPLTQPACLTFWYHFSLHNPGTLRVHVEEGRRRQELSISAHGGFAWRLGSVNVQAEQAWRVVFEAVAAGVEPSYMALDDLLLRDGPCAQPGSCDFESGLCGWSHLAWPSLGGYSWDWSSGATPSRYPRPTVDHTLGTEAGHFSFFETSVLGPGGQAAWLRSEPLPATTASCLHFWYYMGFPEHFYKGELRVLLSSARGQLAVWSQGGRLRHQWIRAQIEVSSSEEFQIVFEATLGGQPALGPIALDDVEYLAGQHCQQPARSQGEMAAAVSVPVAVGGALLFFVFLVLLGLGGWRWLQKRFPFHRSTDTATSGFDNILFNAVGTPRCGQVGDSVSMPDDGKAEVGWTQEAPCPTCPGPGCLSTAVVQYSSFFLGSSYPPRIHHQQLTNQTRPGPSCQLPQHSALRGLTSSIWAWM from the exons ATGCCACACACAGGGGTGCCGTGGCCTTGGATGATATGGAGTTCCGGGACTGTGGGCTGCCTG TCCCTCAGGCCAGCTGCCCCCTGGGACATTACCACTGTCAGAACAAGGCCTGTGTGGAGTCCCACCAGCTGTGTGACGGTGAAGACAACTGTGGGGACAGATCTGACGAAGACCCACTCATCTGCAGTGAGGCTGGGGCCATCCTGGGCCGGGCAGG GCCACCACATGGCCACTGACTTTGAGACGGGCCTGGGACCATGGAACCAGTTGGAGAGCTGGACCCGGAACTGCAGTGCTGGCAGCGTGGTGAGCCCTGCCTGGCCCCACCGAGATCACAGCCGGAACAGTGCATATGGTGAGGTCTCCAGGGGACCCTGGACATGGCCCTGtccatccatctctctcccaatGACCCTGGCCCACATTTGCCCTCTCACAGGGTTCTTCCTAGTCTCTGAGGCCAAGCCTGGCACCACTGCTATCCTCTTTAGCCCTGAGTTCCAAGCCTCAGTCCCCTACAACTGCTCG CTCACCTTCTATTACTACCTGcatgggtctgaggccagccgCTTCCAGCTCTTCCTGCAGGCACAGGGGCTCAACGCCACCCAGGCTCCTGTCCTCCTGCGGAGCCACCGTGGAGAACTGGGGACAGCCTGGGTCAGAGACCGGGTTGACATTCAGAGTGCCCACCCATTCCGA ATCCTCCTAGCTGGGGAGACTGGTCCAGGAGGCATTGTGGGCCTGGATGACCTCATCGTGTCCAACTACTGCAGACTTGCTCCCGGTGATAtgcccaaggccctcccctggCCTGCCCAG ACGTCCATCAGGCTGCCCCAGAAAGCCTGTGAGCCAGGCCATCTCTCCTGTGGAGAGCTGTGTGTGCCCCCAGAGCAGCTCTGTGATTTCCAGCAGCAGTGCGCCGAGGGCGAGGATGAGCGGAAGTGTG GCACCACAGACTTCGAGTCTGCCTCTGCCGGGGGCTGGGAAGACATCAGTGTAGGAAAGCTGCAGTGGCAACGGGTTGAAGTCCAGAACAGAAAGCCAGCCAGGGATGCCAACTGGGATGTTCCTG gacacttcctgtctctgcagaaGGCCTGGGGGCAGCTGAGATCTGAGGCCCGGGCTCTCACGCCTGCCCTGGGCCCCTCTGGTCCTCGCTGTGAACTCCACATGGCTTACTGTTTTCACAGTCATCCCCAAG GTTTCCTGGCACTGGTTGTGGTAGAAAATGGCTTCCGGGAGCTGGTGTGGCAGGCCCCAAGCAGCAGCAGCGGGGGATGGATGGTGGAGAAGGTTCTTCTTGGGGCACGCCATCGACCATTCCAG CTGGAGTTTGTCGGCCTGGTGGACTTGGATGGCCCTGGCCAGCAGAGGGCTGGGGTGGATAATGTGACCCTGAGAGACTGCGACCCCACAGTGACCACTGAGAGTGACCAAG AGGTCTCCTGTAACTTTGAACGGGACGCATGCAGCTGGCACACAGGCCACCTCACAGATGCCCACTGGCACCGTGTAAAAAGCCATGGCTCTGAGTACGACCACACCACTGGCCAAG GTTTCTTCATGTTCCTGGATCCCACAGACCCACCTGCTCGTGGACAAGGTGCCCTCTTGCTTACAAGACCCCAGGTGCCGCTTGCCCCCAAGGAATGTCTCAGCTTCTGGTACCATCTGTATGGGCCCCAGATTG GGACACTGCGCCTGGCCatgaggaaggatggggaggaagacACACTACTGTGGTCCAGGTTGGGCACCCATGGCAACCGCTGGCACCAGGCTTGGGTCACTCTCCACCACCAGCCAGAGGCCAGAACCAAGTACCAG CTGCTGTTTGAAGGCCTCCGGGATGGGTACCATGGCACAATGGCCCTGGATGACATAGCTGTGCGGCCAGGCCCCTGCTGGGCCCCCAAGAGCTGTTCCTTTGAAGACTCTGACTGCAGCTTCTCTCCAGGGGGCTTAGGGCTGTGGAAGCGCCAGAGTAATGCCTCAGGCCATGCTCCTTGGGGTCCTTGGACAGACCATACCACGGAAACAGCCCAAG GGCACTACATGGTGGTGGACACCAGCCCAAAGGTACTGCCCAAGGGTCATGTGGCCTCTCTGACCTCAGAGGAGCACCAGCCCCTGacccagcctgcctgcctgaccTTCTGGTACCATTTTAGCCTTCATAACCCAG GCACCCTGAGGGTCCACGTGGAAGAGGGCAGAAGGCGTCAGGAGCTCAGCATCAGTGCCCATGGTGGATTTGCCTGGCGTCTGGGCAGTGTGAATGTGCAGGCCGAGCAGGCCTGGAGG GTAGTGTTTGAGGCTGTGGCCGCAGGTGTGGAGCCTTCCTACATGGCTCTTGATGACCTTCTCCTCCGAGATGGGCCCTGTGCTCAGCCAG GGTCCTGTGACTTTGAATCTGGCCTGTGTGGGTGGAGTCACCTGGCTTGGCCCAGCCTAGGTGGGTACAGCTGGGACTGGAGCAGCGGAGCCACCCCATCGCGCTACCCCAGACCCACAGTGGACCATACCCTGGGTACAGAGGCAG gccacttttctttctttgaaaccaGCGTGCTCGGTCCTGGGGGCCAAGCAGCCTGGCTGCGCAGTGAGCCACTGCCAGCAAccacagcctcctgcctccacttctggtACTACATGGGCTTTCCTGAGCATTTCT ATAAGGGCGAGTTGAGGGTGCTCCTGAGCAGTGCCCGAGGCCAGCTAGCTGTGTGGAGTCAGGGAGGGCGCTTGCGGCACCAGTGGATACGAGCCCAGATCGAAGTGTCCAGCTCTGAGGAGTTCCAG ATTGTTTTTGAAGCTACTCTGGGTGGTCAGCCAGCTCTGGGGCCCATAGCCCTCGATGATGTGGAGTACTTGGCAGGACAGCACTGCCAGCAGCCTGCACGTAGCCAGG GTGAAATGGCAGCAGCTGTGTCTGTGCCAGTTGCTGTTGGAGGAGCCCTCCTCTTCTTCGTGTTCCTGGTGCTCCTGGGCCTTGGGGGTTGGCGCTGGCTACAGAAGCGCTTCCCCTTTCATAGGAGTACAGATACAGCAACCTCTGGTTTTGACAATATCCTCTTCAATGCGGTAGGAACCCCCAGATGTGGGCAAGTAGGAGATTCTGTCTCCATGCCTGATGATGGGAAAGCAGAGGTGGGCTGGACTCAAGAGGCACCTTGCCCTACCTGTCCAGGTCCAGGCTGCCTTTCAACAGCAGTTGTCCAATATTCCTCCTTCTTCCTAGGATCAAGTTACCCTCCCAGAATCCATCACCAGCAGCTCACCAACCAGACAAGGCCCGGCCCCTCATGCCAACTCCCACAGCATTCAGCCCTCAGAGGCCTAACCTCCTCCATTTGGGCCTGGATGTAG
- the LOC119818732 gene encoding charged multivesicular body protein 1a-like codes for MDDTLLQLKQLERLAKKAEKDSKAEQAKVKKALQQGNVECARGYAENAIRKKNEGENWLGMASHVDAVTSKVQRAATMKGVTKNMAQVTKALDRALSAMDLQKVSAVMDRFEQQVQSLDEHTWVTEDSRGSATTLTTPQEQVDSLIVQIAEENGLGVLDQLSQLPEGASAVGESSVRSSPEDQLSRRLAALRN; via the coding sequence ATGGATGATACCCTGCTGCAGTTGAAGCAGCTAGAGAGACTGgccaagaaggcagagaaggactCCAAGGCTGAGCAGGCCAAAGTGAAGAAGGCCCTTCAGCAGGGAAATGTGGAGTGTGCCCGCGGGTATGCTGAAAACGCCATCCGCAAGAAGAATGAAGGTGAAAACTGGCTCGGGATGGCGTCCCATGTGGATGCAGTAACCTCCAAGGTGCAGAGAGCTGCGACCATGAAGGGGGTGACCAAGAATATGGCACAGGTGACCAAAGCTCTGGACAGGGCGCTGAGTGCCATGGATCTCCAGAAGGTGTCTGCGGTGATGGACAGGTTTGAGCAGCAGGTGCAGAGCCTGGATGAGCACACATGGGTAACAGAGGATTCCAGGGGCTCTGCCACCACTCTGACCACACCTCAGGAGCAGGTCGACAGCCTCATTGTGCAGATTGCTGAGGAAAATGGCCTGGGGGTCTTAGACCAGCTCAGCCAGCTTCCAGAGGGTGCCTCTGCTGTGGGCGAGAGCTCTGTGCGCAGCAGCCCGGAGGACCAGCTGTCTCGGAGGCTGGCTGCCCTGAGGAATTAG
- the Mamdc4 gene encoding apical endosomal glycoprotein isoform X1, translated as MAVGTHHGKEVATATLRSPVMREAAPTCELRLWYHIASRDAAELRLELIHGVETLTLWQSSGPWGAGWQRLAVNTGRVQGDFRVTFSATRNATHRGAVALDDMEFRDCGLPVPQASCPLGHYHCQNKACVESHQLCDGEDNCGDRSDEDPLICSHHMATDFETGLGPWNQLESWTRNCSAGSVVSPAWPHRDHSRNSAYGFFLVSEAKPGTTAILFSPEFQASVPYNCSLTFYYYLHGSEASRFQLFLQAQGLNATQAPVLLRSHRGELGTAWVRDRVDIQSAHPFRILLAGETGPGGIVGLDDLIVSNYCRLAPGDMPKALPWPAQTSIRLPQKACEPGHLSCGELCVPPEQLCDFQQQCAEGEDERKCGTTDFESASAGGWEDISVGKLQWQRVEVQNRKPARDANWDVPGHFLSLQKAWGQLRSEARALTPALGPSGPRCELHMAYCFHSHPQGFLALVVVENGFRELVWQAPSSSSGGWMVEKVLLGARHRPFQLEFVGLVDLDGPGQQRAGVDNVTLRDCDPTVTTESDQEVSCNFERDACSWHTGHLTDAHWHRVKSHGSEYDHTTGQGFFMFLDPTDPPARGQGALLLTRPQVPLAPKECLSFWYHLYGPQIGTLRLAMRKDGEEDTLLWSRLGTHGNRWHQAWVTLHHQPEARTKYQLLFEGLRDGYHGTMALDDIAVRPGPCWAPKSCSFEDSDCSFSPGGLGLWKRQSNASGHAPWGPWTDHTTETAQGHYMVVDTSPKVLPKGHVASLTSEEHQPLTQPACLTFWYHFSLHNPGTLRVHVEEGRRRQELSISAHGGFAWRLGSVNVQAEQAWRVVFEAVAAGVEPSYMALDDLLLRDGPCAQPGSCDFESGLCGWSHLAWPSLGGYSWDWSSGATPSRYPRPTVDHTLGTEAGHFSFFETSVLGPGGQAAWLRSEPLPATTASCLHFWYYMGFPEHFYKGELRVLLSSARGQLAVWSQGGRLRHQWIRAQIEVSSSEEFQIVFEATLGGQPALGPIALDDVEYLAGQHCQQPARSQGEMAAAVSVPVAVGGALLFFVFLVLLGLGGWRWLQKRFPFHRSTDTATSGFDNILFNAVGTPRCGQVGDSVSMPDDGKAEVGWTQEAPCPTCPGPGCLSTAVVQYSSFFLGSSYPPRIHHQQLTNQTRPGPSCQLPQHSALRGLTSSIWAWM; from the exons ATGGCTGTGGGAACCCACCATGGGAAGGAGGTGGCCACCGCGACTCTGCGCTCCCCTGTCATGCGTGAGGCAGCCCCTACCTGTGAACTGAGGCTCTGGTACCACATAGCTTCTCGAG ATGCTGCTGAGCTGCGGCTGGAGCTGATTCACGGTGTGGAGACACTGACCCTGTGGCAGAGCTCAGGACCCTGGGGTGCTGGTTGGCAGCGGCTGGCAGTGAACACTGGCCGTGTCCAGGGTGACTTCAGA GTGACATTTTCTGCCACCCGAAATGCCACACACAGGGGTGCCGTGGCCTTGGATGATATGGAGTTCCGGGACTGTGGGCTGCCTG TCCCTCAGGCCAGCTGCCCCCTGGGACATTACCACTGTCAGAACAAGGCCTGTGTGGAGTCCCACCAGCTGTGTGACGGTGAAGACAACTGTGGGGACAGATCTGACGAAGACCCACTCATCTGCA GCCACCACATGGCCACTGACTTTGAGACGGGCCTGGGACCATGGAACCAGTTGGAGAGCTGGACCCGGAACTGCAGTGCTGGCAGCGTGGTGAGCCCTGCCTGGCCCCACCGAGATCACAGCCGGAACAGTGCATATG GGTTCTTCCTAGTCTCTGAGGCCAAGCCTGGCACCACTGCTATCCTCTTTAGCCCTGAGTTCCAAGCCTCAGTCCCCTACAACTGCTCG CTCACCTTCTATTACTACCTGcatgggtctgaggccagccgCTTCCAGCTCTTCCTGCAGGCACAGGGGCTCAACGCCACCCAGGCTCCTGTCCTCCTGCGGAGCCACCGTGGAGAACTGGGGACAGCCTGGGTCAGAGACCGGGTTGACATTCAGAGTGCCCACCCATTCCGA ATCCTCCTAGCTGGGGAGACTGGTCCAGGAGGCATTGTGGGCCTGGATGACCTCATCGTGTCCAACTACTGCAGACTTGCTCCCGGTGATAtgcccaaggccctcccctggCCTGCCCAG ACGTCCATCAGGCTGCCCCAGAAAGCCTGTGAGCCAGGCCATCTCTCCTGTGGAGAGCTGTGTGTGCCCCCAGAGCAGCTCTGTGATTTCCAGCAGCAGTGCGCCGAGGGCGAGGATGAGCGGAAGTGTG GCACCACAGACTTCGAGTCTGCCTCTGCCGGGGGCTGGGAAGACATCAGTGTAGGAAAGCTGCAGTGGCAACGGGTTGAAGTCCAGAACAGAAAGCCAGCCAGGGATGCCAACTGGGATGTTCCTG gacacttcctgtctctgcagaaGGCCTGGGGGCAGCTGAGATCTGAGGCCCGGGCTCTCACGCCTGCCCTGGGCCCCTCTGGTCCTCGCTGTGAACTCCACATGGCTTACTGTTTTCACAGTCATCCCCAAG GTTTCCTGGCACTGGTTGTGGTAGAAAATGGCTTCCGGGAGCTGGTGTGGCAGGCCCCAAGCAGCAGCAGCGGGGGATGGATGGTGGAGAAGGTTCTTCTTGGGGCACGCCATCGACCATTCCAG CTGGAGTTTGTCGGCCTGGTGGACTTGGATGGCCCTGGCCAGCAGAGGGCTGGGGTGGATAATGTGACCCTGAGAGACTGCGACCCCACAGTGACCACTGAGAGTGACCAAG AGGTCTCCTGTAACTTTGAACGGGACGCATGCAGCTGGCACACAGGCCACCTCACAGATGCCCACTGGCACCGTGTAAAAAGCCATGGCTCTGAGTACGACCACACCACTGGCCAAG GTTTCTTCATGTTCCTGGATCCCACAGACCCACCTGCTCGTGGACAAGGTGCCCTCTTGCTTACAAGACCCCAGGTGCCGCTTGCCCCCAAGGAATGTCTCAGCTTCTGGTACCATCTGTATGGGCCCCAGATTG GGACACTGCGCCTGGCCatgaggaaggatggggaggaagacACACTACTGTGGTCCAGGTTGGGCACCCATGGCAACCGCTGGCACCAGGCTTGGGTCACTCTCCACCACCAGCCAGAGGCCAGAACCAAGTACCAG CTGCTGTTTGAAGGCCTCCGGGATGGGTACCATGGCACAATGGCCCTGGATGACATAGCTGTGCGGCCAGGCCCCTGCTGGGCCCCCAAGAGCTGTTCCTTTGAAGACTCTGACTGCAGCTTCTCTCCAGGGGGCTTAGGGCTGTGGAAGCGCCAGAGTAATGCCTCAGGCCATGCTCCTTGGGGTCCTTGGACAGACCATACCACGGAAACAGCCCAAG GGCACTACATGGTGGTGGACACCAGCCCAAAGGTACTGCCCAAGGGTCATGTGGCCTCTCTGACCTCAGAGGAGCACCAGCCCCTGacccagcctgcctgcctgaccTTCTGGTACCATTTTAGCCTTCATAACCCAG GCACCCTGAGGGTCCACGTGGAAGAGGGCAGAAGGCGTCAGGAGCTCAGCATCAGTGCCCATGGTGGATTTGCCTGGCGTCTGGGCAGTGTGAATGTGCAGGCCGAGCAGGCCTGGAGG GTAGTGTTTGAGGCTGTGGCCGCAGGTGTGGAGCCTTCCTACATGGCTCTTGATGACCTTCTCCTCCGAGATGGGCCCTGTGCTCAGCCAG GGTCCTGTGACTTTGAATCTGGCCTGTGTGGGTGGAGTCACCTGGCTTGGCCCAGCCTAGGTGGGTACAGCTGGGACTGGAGCAGCGGAGCCACCCCATCGCGCTACCCCAGACCCACAGTGGACCATACCCTGGGTACAGAGGCAG gccacttttctttctttgaaaccaGCGTGCTCGGTCCTGGGGGCCAAGCAGCCTGGCTGCGCAGTGAGCCACTGCCAGCAAccacagcctcctgcctccacttctggtACTACATGGGCTTTCCTGAGCATTTCT ATAAGGGCGAGTTGAGGGTGCTCCTGAGCAGTGCCCGAGGCCAGCTAGCTGTGTGGAGTCAGGGAGGGCGCTTGCGGCACCAGTGGATACGAGCCCAGATCGAAGTGTCCAGCTCTGAGGAGTTCCAG ATTGTTTTTGAAGCTACTCTGGGTGGTCAGCCAGCTCTGGGGCCCATAGCCCTCGATGATGTGGAGTACTTGGCAGGACAGCACTGCCAGCAGCCTGCACGTAGCCAGG GTGAAATGGCAGCAGCTGTGTCTGTGCCAGTTGCTGTTGGAGGAGCCCTCCTCTTCTTCGTGTTCCTGGTGCTCCTGGGCCTTGGGGGTTGGCGCTGGCTACAGAAGCGCTTCCCCTTTCATAGGAGTACAGATACAGCAACCTCTGGTTTTGACAATATCCTCTTCAATGCGGTAGGAACCCCCAGATGTGGGCAAGTAGGAGATTCTGTCTCCATGCCTGATGATGGGAAAGCAGAGGTGGGCTGGACTCAAGAGGCACCTTGCCCTACCTGTCCAGGTCCAGGCTGCCTTTCAACAGCAGTTGTCCAATATTCCTCCTTCTTCCTAGGATCAAGTTACCCTCCCAGAATCCATCACCAGCAGCTCACCAACCAGACAAGGCCCGGCCCCTCATGCCAACTCCCACAGCATTCAGCCCTCAGAGGCCTAACCTCCTCCATTTGGGCCTGGATGTAG
- the Phpt1 gene encoding 14 kDa phosphohistidine phosphatase, with amino-acid sequence MAADLAQIPDVDIDSDGVFKYVLIRVHLASPSEEPTKECKEIVRGYKWAEYHADIYDKVSGELQKNGYDCECLGGGRISHQSQDRKIHVYGYSMGYGRAQHSVSTEKIKAKYPDYEVTWADDGY; translated from the exons ATGGCGGCCGACCTCGCTCAGATTCCTGATGTGGACATCGACTCGGATGGCGTTTTCAAATACGTGCTAATTCGAGTCCACTTAGCATCGCCCTCCGAGGAGCCGACGAAGGAGTGCAAGGAAATCGTGCGTGGATACAAATGGGCTGAGTACCACG cggATATCTATGACAAAGTGTCAGGCGAGCTGCAAAAGAATGGCTATGATTGTGAGTGCCTAGGCGGCGGACGCATCTCCCATCAAAGCCAGGACAGGAAGATACACGTGTATGGCTACTCTATG GGTTATGGTCGTGCCCAGCACTCCGTTTCAACTGAGAAGATCAAAGCCAAGTATCCTGATTATGAGGTCACCTGGGCTGACGATGGCTACTGA